A window of Lagenorhynchus albirostris chromosome 11, mLagAlb1.1, whole genome shotgun sequence contains these coding sequences:
- the CHADL gene encoding chondroadherin-like protein encodes MLKLIPPAAFRDLPYLTHLDLRHCQVELVAEGAFRGLGRLLLLNLASNRLNALPQEALDGLGSLRRLELEGNLLEELRPGTFGALGALATLNLAHNALVYLPAMAFQGLVRARWLQLSHNALSVLAPEALAGLPALRRLSLHHNELQSLPGATLSQARGLARLELGHNPFTYTGEEDGLVLPGLRELRLDHGALQALDPRAFAHCPRLHTLDLRGNQLDALQPLQGPGQLRRLRLQGNPLRCDCRARPLLQWLARARVRSDGACGEPRRLRGEALDALRPSDLRCPGAGAEEEEEEVAAARPRVPAGTSKEKAGAAGPCPRACVCAPESRHSSCEGRGLQVVPRGFPNDTQLLDLRQNHFPLVPREAFPGLGRLVSLHLQHCGITELEAGALAGLGSLLYLYLSDNSLSSLSAASLEGAPCLGYLYLERNRFLQVPGAALRALPSLFSLHLQENALDRLALGDLAGMRALRWLYLSGNRITQVSPGALGPAQELEKLHLDRNQLREVPTAALEGLPALLELQLSGNPLRALQDGAFWPVGRSLQHLFLNSSGLEQVSPGAFLGLGPRLQSLHLQKNQLQALPALPGLSQLELIDLSGNPFHCDCQLLPLHRWLTGLNLHVGAACAAPPSARGQSVKAAAAVFEACPGWAARKAKRTPAPRPSAQRTSMKGRRQGASKVGKEGVSL; translated from the exons ATGCTGAAGCTGATCCCCCCAGCTGCCTTCCGGGACCTGCCTTACCTGACACACCTGGACCTGCGGCACTGCCAGGTGGAGCTGGTGGCCGAGGGTGCCTTCCGAGGCCTGGGCCGCCTGCTCCTCCTCAACCTGGCCTCCAACCGCCTGAACGCGCTGCCCCAGGAGGCGCTGGACGGGCTAGGCTCGCTGCGGCGGCTGGAGCTGGAGGGGAACCTGCTGGAGGAGCTGCGGCCGGGGACGTTCGGGGCGCTGGGCGCGCTGGCCACGCTGAATCTGGCCCACAACGCCCTCGTCTACCTGCCCGCCATGGCCTTCCAGGGGCTGGTGCGCGCCCGCTGGCTGCAGCTATCCCACAACGCGCTCAGCGTGCTGGCCCCCGAGGCCCTGGCCGGCCTGCCCGCCCTGCGCCGCCTCAGCCTGCACCACAATGAGCTGCAGTCCCTGCCCGGGGCGACCTTGTCCCAGGCCCGCGGCCTGGCCCGCCTTGAGCTGGGCCACAACCCCTTCACCTACACGGGCGAGGAGGACGGGCTGGTGCTGCCCGGCCTGCGGGAGTTGAGGCTGGACCACGGGGCCTTGCAGGCCCtggaccccagggcctttgcccaCTGCCCCCGCCTGCACACCCTGGACCTCCGTGGGAACCAGCTGGATGCCCTGCAGCCGCTGCAGGGCCCGGGTCAGCTGCGCCGGCTGCGGCTGCAGGGGAACCCACTGCGCTGCGACTGCCGGGCTCGTCCCCTGCTCCAGTGGCTGGCGCGTGCGCGCGTGCGCTCGGACGGCGCGTGCGGGGAGCCACGGCGCCTGCGCGGCGAGGCCCTGGACGCCCTGCGGCCCTCGGACCTGCGCTGTCCCGGAGCCGGggcggaggaggaagaggaggaggtggcGGCCGCGCGGCCCCGTGTCCCTGCCGGCACCTCCAAGGAGAAGGCTGGGGCGGCCGGGCCCTGCCCTCGCGCCTGCGTGTGCGCCCCTGAGTCCCGGCACAGCAGCTGTGAGGGCCGCGGCCTGCAGGTCGTGCCCCGTGGCTTCCCCAACGACACCCAGCTCCTGGACCTGAGGCAGAACCACTTCCCCTTGGTGCCCCGAGAGGCCTTCCCGGGCCTGGGCCGGCTGGTGTCGCTGCATCTGCAGCACTGCGGCATCACAGAGCTGGAAGCAGGCGCCCTGGCGGGGCTGGGCAGCCTGCTCTACCTCTACCTCTCGGACAACTCGCTCTCCAGCCTCAGCGCTGCCTCCCTCGAAGGGGCGCCCTGCCTGGGCTACCTGTACCTGGAGCGCAACCGCTTCCTGCAGGTGCCAGGGGCCGCCCTGCGCGCCCTGCCCAGCCTCTTCTCCCTGCACTTGCAGGAAAACGCTCTGGACCGCCTGGCACTGGGGGACCTGGCAGGCATGCGGGCCTTGCGCTGGCTCTACCTGAGTGGGAACCGCATCACCCAAGTGTCCCCCGGGGCACTGGGCCCCGCTCAGGAGCTGGAGAAGCTGCACCTGGACAGGAACCAGCTGCGAGAGGTGCCCACTGCGGCCCTGGAGGGGctgcctgccctcctggagctgcaGCTCTCGGGGAACCCGCTCAGGGCCCTGCAAGATGGGGCCTTCTGGCCCGTGGGCCGCTCACTGCAACACCTTTTCCTGAACAGCAGTGGCCTGGAGCAG GTTTCTCCGGGGGCCTTCTTGGGCCTGGGGCCTCGGCTCCAGAGCCTACATCTGCAAAAGAATCAGCTGCAGGCCCTGCCCGCCCTGCCTGGTCTCAGCCAGCTTGAGCTCATTGACCTCAGTGGCAATCCCTTCCACTGTGACTGCCAGCTGCTCCCACTTCACAG GTGGCTCACTGGGCTGAACCTGCACGTGGGGGCCGCCTGTGCCGCCCCTCCCAGTGCCCGTGGCCAGAGCGTGAAGGCTGCAGCTGCTGTCTTTGAAGCCTGCCCGGGCTGGGCTGCCAGAAAGGCCAAGCGGACGCCGGCCCCCAGGCCTAGTGCCCAGAGGACCTCCATGAAGGGAAGACGGCAGGGAGCGAGCAAG gtggggaaggagggggtcaGCCTCTGA
- the L3MBTL2 gene encoding lethal(3)malignant brain tumor-like protein 2 isoform X1: MEKPRGVEETSEPMEEEEEDDDLELFGGYDSFRSYNSSAGSESSSYLEESSEAENEDREAGELPTSPLHLLSPGTPRSVDGSGSEPDEKKIGPRKLNDMAVCEMCGIVGTREAFFSKTKRFCSVSCSRSYSSNSKKASILARLQGKPPTKKAKVLHKAAWSAKIGAFLHSQGTGQLADGTPTGQDALVLGFDWGKFLKDHSYKAAPVSCFKHVPLYDQWEDVMKGMKVEVLNSDAVLPSRVYWIASVIQAAGYRVLLRYEGFENDASHDFWCNLGTVDVHPIGWCAINSKILVPPRTIHAKFTDWKGYLMKRLVGSRTLPVDFHIKMVESMKYPFRQGMRLEVVDKSQVSRTRMAVVDTVIGGRLRLLYEDGDSDDDFWCHMWSPLIHPVGWSRRVGHGIKLSERRSDMAHHPTFRKIYCDAVPYLFKKVRAVYTEGGWFEEGMKLEAIDPLNLGNICVATICKVLLDGYLMICVDGGPSTDGSDWFCYHASSHAIFPATFCQKNDIELTPPKGYEAHTFSWETYLEKTKAKAAPSRLFNTDCPNHGFKVGMKLEAVDLMEPRLICVATVKRVVHRLLSIHFDGWDSEYDQWVDCESPDIYPVGWCELTGYQLQPPVATEPTTPLKAKEATKKKKKQFGKKRKRIPPTRTRPLRQGSKKPLLEDDLQAAEKISSEPVPDEIITVRVKEEHLDVATPDKAPSPELPVPIENIKQETDD; encoded by the exons ATGGAGAAGCCCCGGGGCGTCGAG GAGACTTCAGAACcaatggaggaggaagaggaagatgatgACTTGGAGCTCTTTGGTGGCTACGACAGTTTCCGGAGTTATAACAGCAGTGCGGGCAGTGAGAGCAGCTCCTACCTCGAGGAGTCAAGTGAAGCAGAAAATGAGGATCGGGAAGCAGGGGAGCTGCCCACCTCCCCCTTGCATTTGCTTAGCCCTGGGACTCCCCGCTCCGTGGATGGCAGTGGTTCTGAGCCAG atgagaagaaaATAGGCCCACGGAAGTTAAATGATATGG CTGTCTGTGAGATGTGTGGTATCGTGGGTACGAGGGAAGCCTTCTTCTCCAAGACCAAGAGATTCTGCAGCGTCTCCTGTTCTAGGAGCTACTCCTCCAACTCCAAGAAAGCCAGTATCTTGGCTAGATTACAG GGAAAACCACCTACCAAGAAGGCCAAAGTCCTGCACAAAGCTGCCTGGTCTGCCAAAATTGGAGCCTTCCTCCATTCCCAAGGGACAGGACAACTCGCAGATGGGACACCAACAGGGCAGGACG CGCTGGTCTTGGGTTTCGACTGGGGGAAGTTCCTGAAGGATCACAGTTACAAGGCTGCTCCTGTCAGCTGCTTTAAACAC GTCCCACTCTATGACCAGTGGGAGGATGTGATGAAGGGGATGAAGGTGGAGGTGCTCAACAGCGATGCTGTGCTCCCCAGCCGTGTGTACTGGATCGCCTCGGTCATCCAGGCGGCAG GGTACCGGGTGCTGCTCCGGTATGAAGGCTTTGAAAACGACGCCAGCCATGACTTCTGGTGCAACCTGGGGACTGTGGATGTCCACCCCATCGGCTGGTGCGCCATCAACAGCAAGATCTTGGTGCCCCCGCGGA CCATCCATGCCAAGTTCACCGACTGGAAGGGCTACCTCATGAAACGGTTGGTGGGCTCCAGGACGCTTCCCGTGGATTTCCACATCAAG ATGGTGGAGAGCATGAAGTACCCCTTTCGGCAGGGCATGCGGCTGGAGGTGGTGGACAAGTCCCAGGTGTCACGGACCCGCATGGCTGTGGTGGACACGGTAATCGGGGGTCGCCTACGGCTTCTCTACGAGGATGGCGACAGCGATGATGACTTCTGGTGCCACATGTGGAGCCCCCTGATCCACCCAGTGGGTTGGTCAAGGCGTGTCGGCCATGGCATCAAGCTGTCAG AGAGGCGCAGCGACATGGCCCACCATCCCACTTTCCGGAAGATCTACTGTGATGCTGTTCCTTATCTGTTCAAGAAG GTTCGAGCTGTCTACACGGAAGGCGGTTGGTTTGAGGAGGGGATGAAACTGGAAGCCATTGACCCCCTGAATCTGGGCAACATCTGCGTGGCAACCATCTGCAAG GTCCTCCTGGATGGCTACCTGATGATCTGTGTGGACGGGGGGCCCTCCACAGATGGCTCAGACTGGTTCTGTTATCATGCCTCTTCCCACGCCATCTTCCCAGCCACCTTCTGCCAGAAGAATGACATTGAGCTCACACCCCCAAAAG GGTATGAGGCTCACACTTTCAGCTGGGAGACCTACTTGGAGAAGACCAAGGCGAAAGCAGCTCCGTCAAGGCTCTTCAACACG GACTGCCCCAACCACGGTTTCAAGGTGGGCATGAAGCTGGAGGCCGTGGACCTCATGGAGCCCCGGCTCATCTGTGTGGCCACTGTGAAGCGGGTGGTGCACCGTCTCCTCAGCATCCACTTTGATGGCTGGGACAGCGAGTATGACCAGTGGGTAGACTGTGAGTCCCCGGACATCTACCCCGTCGGCTGGTGTGAGCTCACCGGCTACCAGCTCCAGCCGCCCGTGGCCACAG AGCCCACCACGCCTCTGAAAGCCAAAGAggccacaaagaagaaaaagaaacagtttgGGAAGAAAA gaaaaagaataccACCAACCAGGACCCGGCCCCTCAGACAGGGGTCCAAGAAGCCCCTGCTGGAGGACGACCTGCAGGCGGCAGAGAAGATCTCGTCGGAGCCCGTTCCTGATGAGA TCATTACCGTGCGTGTAAAGGAAGAGCATCTCGACGTGGCCACGCCTGACAAGGCCCCGAGTCCAGAGCTGCCCGTTCCCATCGAGAACATCAAACAGGAGACAGACGACTGA
- the L3MBTL2 gene encoding lethal(3)malignant brain tumor-like protein 2 isoform X2, translating to MEKPRGVEETSEPMEEEEEDDDLELFGGYDSFRSYNSSAGSESSSYLEESSEAENEDREAGELPTSPLHLLSPGTPRSVDGSGSEPAVCEMCGIVGTREAFFSKTKRFCSVSCSRSYSSNSKKASILARLQGKPPTKKAKVLHKAAWSAKIGAFLHSQGTGQLADGTPTGQDALVLGFDWGKFLKDHSYKAAPVSCFKHVPLYDQWEDVMKGMKVEVLNSDAVLPSRVYWIASVIQAAGYRVLLRYEGFENDASHDFWCNLGTVDVHPIGWCAINSKILVPPRTIHAKFTDWKGYLMKRLVGSRTLPVDFHIKMVESMKYPFRQGMRLEVVDKSQVSRTRMAVVDTVIGGRLRLLYEDGDSDDDFWCHMWSPLIHPVGWSRRVGHGIKLSERRSDMAHHPTFRKIYCDAVPYLFKKVRAVYTEGGWFEEGMKLEAIDPLNLGNICVATICKVLLDGYLMICVDGGPSTDGSDWFCYHASSHAIFPATFCQKNDIELTPPKGYEAHTFSWETYLEKTKAKAAPSRLFNTDCPNHGFKVGMKLEAVDLMEPRLICVATVKRVVHRLLSIHFDGWDSEYDQWVDCESPDIYPVGWCELTGYQLQPPVATEPTTPLKAKEATKKKKKQFGKKRKRIPPTRTRPLRQGSKKPLLEDDLQAAEKISSEPVPDEIITVRVKEEHLDVATPDKAPSPELPVPIENIKQETDD from the exons ATGGAGAAGCCCCGGGGCGTCGAG GAGACTTCAGAACcaatggaggaggaagaggaagatgatgACTTGGAGCTCTTTGGTGGCTACGACAGTTTCCGGAGTTATAACAGCAGTGCGGGCAGTGAGAGCAGCTCCTACCTCGAGGAGTCAAGTGAAGCAGAAAATGAGGATCGGGAAGCAGGGGAGCTGCCCACCTCCCCCTTGCATTTGCTTAGCCCTGGGACTCCCCGCTCCGTGGATGGCAGTGGTTCTGAGCCAG CTGTCTGTGAGATGTGTGGTATCGTGGGTACGAGGGAAGCCTTCTTCTCCAAGACCAAGAGATTCTGCAGCGTCTCCTGTTCTAGGAGCTACTCCTCCAACTCCAAGAAAGCCAGTATCTTGGCTAGATTACAG GGAAAACCACCTACCAAGAAGGCCAAAGTCCTGCACAAAGCTGCCTGGTCTGCCAAAATTGGAGCCTTCCTCCATTCCCAAGGGACAGGACAACTCGCAGATGGGACACCAACAGGGCAGGACG CGCTGGTCTTGGGTTTCGACTGGGGGAAGTTCCTGAAGGATCACAGTTACAAGGCTGCTCCTGTCAGCTGCTTTAAACAC GTCCCACTCTATGACCAGTGGGAGGATGTGATGAAGGGGATGAAGGTGGAGGTGCTCAACAGCGATGCTGTGCTCCCCAGCCGTGTGTACTGGATCGCCTCGGTCATCCAGGCGGCAG GGTACCGGGTGCTGCTCCGGTATGAAGGCTTTGAAAACGACGCCAGCCATGACTTCTGGTGCAACCTGGGGACTGTGGATGTCCACCCCATCGGCTGGTGCGCCATCAACAGCAAGATCTTGGTGCCCCCGCGGA CCATCCATGCCAAGTTCACCGACTGGAAGGGCTACCTCATGAAACGGTTGGTGGGCTCCAGGACGCTTCCCGTGGATTTCCACATCAAG ATGGTGGAGAGCATGAAGTACCCCTTTCGGCAGGGCATGCGGCTGGAGGTGGTGGACAAGTCCCAGGTGTCACGGACCCGCATGGCTGTGGTGGACACGGTAATCGGGGGTCGCCTACGGCTTCTCTACGAGGATGGCGACAGCGATGATGACTTCTGGTGCCACATGTGGAGCCCCCTGATCCACCCAGTGGGTTGGTCAAGGCGTGTCGGCCATGGCATCAAGCTGTCAG AGAGGCGCAGCGACATGGCCCACCATCCCACTTTCCGGAAGATCTACTGTGATGCTGTTCCTTATCTGTTCAAGAAG GTTCGAGCTGTCTACACGGAAGGCGGTTGGTTTGAGGAGGGGATGAAACTGGAAGCCATTGACCCCCTGAATCTGGGCAACATCTGCGTGGCAACCATCTGCAAG GTCCTCCTGGATGGCTACCTGATGATCTGTGTGGACGGGGGGCCCTCCACAGATGGCTCAGACTGGTTCTGTTATCATGCCTCTTCCCACGCCATCTTCCCAGCCACCTTCTGCCAGAAGAATGACATTGAGCTCACACCCCCAAAAG GGTATGAGGCTCACACTTTCAGCTGGGAGACCTACTTGGAGAAGACCAAGGCGAAAGCAGCTCCGTCAAGGCTCTTCAACACG GACTGCCCCAACCACGGTTTCAAGGTGGGCATGAAGCTGGAGGCCGTGGACCTCATGGAGCCCCGGCTCATCTGTGTGGCCACTGTGAAGCGGGTGGTGCACCGTCTCCTCAGCATCCACTTTGATGGCTGGGACAGCGAGTATGACCAGTGGGTAGACTGTGAGTCCCCGGACATCTACCCCGTCGGCTGGTGTGAGCTCACCGGCTACCAGCTCCAGCCGCCCGTGGCCACAG AGCCCACCACGCCTCTGAAAGCCAAAGAggccacaaagaagaaaaagaaacagtttgGGAAGAAAA gaaaaagaataccACCAACCAGGACCCGGCCCCTCAGACAGGGGTCCAAGAAGCCCCTGCTGGAGGACGACCTGCAGGCGGCAGAGAAGATCTCGTCGGAGCCCGTTCCTGATGAGA TCATTACCGTGCGTGTAAAGGAAGAGCATCTCGACGTGGCCACGCCTGACAAGGCCCCGAGTCCAGAGCTGCCCGTTCCCATCGAGAACATCAAACAGGAGACAGACGACTGA
- the L3MBTL2 gene encoding lethal(3)malignant brain tumor-like protein 2 isoform X3 — protein MEKPRGVEETSEPMEEEEEDDDLELFGGYDSFRSYNSSAGSESSSYLEESSEAENEDREAGELPTSPLHLLSPGTPRSVDGSGSEPDEKKIGPRKLNDMAVCEMCGIVGTREAFFSKTKRFCSVSCSRSYSSNSKKASILARLQGKPPTKKAKVLHKAAWSAKIGAFLHSQGTGQLADGTPTGQDALVLGFDWGKFLKDHSYKAAPVSCFKHMVESMKYPFRQGMRLEVVDKSQVSRTRMAVVDTVIGGRLRLLYEDGDSDDDFWCHMWSPLIHPVGWSRRVGHGIKLSERRSDMAHHPTFRKIYCDAVPYLFKKVRAVYTEGGWFEEGMKLEAIDPLNLGNICVATICKVLLDGYLMICVDGGPSTDGSDWFCYHASSHAIFPATFCQKNDIELTPPKGYEAHTFSWETYLEKTKAKAAPSRLFNTDCPNHGFKVGMKLEAVDLMEPRLICVATVKRVVHRLLSIHFDGWDSEYDQWVDCESPDIYPVGWCELTGYQLQPPVATEPTTPLKAKEATKKKKKQFGKKRKRIPPTRTRPLRQGSKKPLLEDDLQAAEKISSEPVPDEIITVRVKEEHLDVATPDKAPSPELPVPIENIKQETDD, from the exons ATGGAGAAGCCCCGGGGCGTCGAG GAGACTTCAGAACcaatggaggaggaagaggaagatgatgACTTGGAGCTCTTTGGTGGCTACGACAGTTTCCGGAGTTATAACAGCAGTGCGGGCAGTGAGAGCAGCTCCTACCTCGAGGAGTCAAGTGAAGCAGAAAATGAGGATCGGGAAGCAGGGGAGCTGCCCACCTCCCCCTTGCATTTGCTTAGCCCTGGGACTCCCCGCTCCGTGGATGGCAGTGGTTCTGAGCCAG atgagaagaaaATAGGCCCACGGAAGTTAAATGATATGG CTGTCTGTGAGATGTGTGGTATCGTGGGTACGAGGGAAGCCTTCTTCTCCAAGACCAAGAGATTCTGCAGCGTCTCCTGTTCTAGGAGCTACTCCTCCAACTCCAAGAAAGCCAGTATCTTGGCTAGATTACAG GGAAAACCACCTACCAAGAAGGCCAAAGTCCTGCACAAAGCTGCCTGGTCTGCCAAAATTGGAGCCTTCCTCCATTCCCAAGGGACAGGACAACTCGCAGATGGGACACCAACAGGGCAGGACG CGCTGGTCTTGGGTTTCGACTGGGGGAAGTTCCTGAAGGATCACAGTTACAAGGCTGCTCCTGTCAGCTGCTTTAAACAC ATGGTGGAGAGCATGAAGTACCCCTTTCGGCAGGGCATGCGGCTGGAGGTGGTGGACAAGTCCCAGGTGTCACGGACCCGCATGGCTGTGGTGGACACGGTAATCGGGGGTCGCCTACGGCTTCTCTACGAGGATGGCGACAGCGATGATGACTTCTGGTGCCACATGTGGAGCCCCCTGATCCACCCAGTGGGTTGGTCAAGGCGTGTCGGCCATGGCATCAAGCTGTCAG AGAGGCGCAGCGACATGGCCCACCATCCCACTTTCCGGAAGATCTACTGTGATGCTGTTCCTTATCTGTTCAAGAAG GTTCGAGCTGTCTACACGGAAGGCGGTTGGTTTGAGGAGGGGATGAAACTGGAAGCCATTGACCCCCTGAATCTGGGCAACATCTGCGTGGCAACCATCTGCAAG GTCCTCCTGGATGGCTACCTGATGATCTGTGTGGACGGGGGGCCCTCCACAGATGGCTCAGACTGGTTCTGTTATCATGCCTCTTCCCACGCCATCTTCCCAGCCACCTTCTGCCAGAAGAATGACATTGAGCTCACACCCCCAAAAG GGTATGAGGCTCACACTTTCAGCTGGGAGACCTACTTGGAGAAGACCAAGGCGAAAGCAGCTCCGTCAAGGCTCTTCAACACG GACTGCCCCAACCACGGTTTCAAGGTGGGCATGAAGCTGGAGGCCGTGGACCTCATGGAGCCCCGGCTCATCTGTGTGGCCACTGTGAAGCGGGTGGTGCACCGTCTCCTCAGCATCCACTTTGATGGCTGGGACAGCGAGTATGACCAGTGGGTAGACTGTGAGTCCCCGGACATCTACCCCGTCGGCTGGTGTGAGCTCACCGGCTACCAGCTCCAGCCGCCCGTGGCCACAG AGCCCACCACGCCTCTGAAAGCCAAAGAggccacaaagaagaaaaagaaacagtttgGGAAGAAAA gaaaaagaataccACCAACCAGGACCCGGCCCCTCAGACAGGGGTCCAAGAAGCCCCTGCTGGAGGACGACCTGCAGGCGGCAGAGAAGATCTCGTCGGAGCCCGTTCCTGATGAGA TCATTACCGTGCGTGTAAAGGAAGAGCATCTCGACGTGGCCACGCCTGACAAGGCCCCGAGTCCAGAGCTGCCCGTTCCCATCGAGAACATCAAACAGGAGACAGACGACTGA